The following coding sequences lie in one Streptomyces albofaciens JCM 4342 genomic window:
- a CDS encoding MBL fold metallo-hydrolase, translating to MLIAGFPAGAWGTNCYLVAPAAGEECVIIDPGHRAAPGVEEALKKHRLKPVAVVLTHGHIDHVASVVPVCGAHDVPAWIHPEDRYMMSDPEKALGASIGQQLMGELTVGEPDDVKELGDGAKLELAGLEFSVAHAPGHTKGSVTFRMPEQADVPPVFFSGDLLFAGSIGRTDLPGGDHAEILRSLERVCLPLQDETVVLSGHGPQTTIGRERATNPFLREVAAGLGDGAPHSPAPRRGM from the coding sequence GTGCTCATTGCCGGGTTCCCCGCCGGGGCCTGGGGGACCAACTGTTATCTGGTCGCCCCGGCCGCGGGTGAGGAGTGCGTGATCATCGATCCGGGCCACCGGGCCGCGCCGGGCGTCGAGGAAGCGCTGAAGAAGCACCGGCTCAAGCCCGTCGCCGTCGTCCTCACCCACGGCCACATCGACCACGTCGCCTCGGTCGTCCCGGTGTGCGGCGCGCACGACGTGCCCGCCTGGATCCACCCCGAGGACCGCTACATGATGAGCGACCCGGAGAAGGCCCTCGGCGCCTCCATCGGACAGCAGCTCATGGGCGAGCTGACCGTGGGGGAGCCGGACGACGTCAAGGAGCTGGGCGACGGCGCGAAGCTGGAGCTGGCCGGGCTGGAGTTCTCGGTCGCGCACGCACCGGGCCATACCAAGGGGTCGGTGACCTTCCGGATGCCCGAGCAGGCGGACGTTCCGCCGGTCTTCTTCTCGGGCGACCTGCTGTTCGCCGGCTCCATCGGACGTACCGACCTGCCGGGCGGCGACCACGCCGAGATACTGCGGTCGCTGGAGCGCGTGTGCCTGCCGCTCCAGGACGAGACCGTCGTGCTGTCCGGCCACGGCCCCCAGACCACCATCGGCCGCGAGCGCGCCACCAACCCGTTCCTGCGGGAGGTGGCCGCCGGCCTCGGAGACGGCGCACCGCACAGCCCGGCTCCGCGACGAGGAATGTGA
- the rpsD gene encoding 30S ribosomal protein S4 — MNQSRPKVKKSRALGIALTPKAVKYFEARPYPPGEHGRGRKQNSDYKVRLLEKQRLRAQYDISERQMVRAYDRARKVEGKTGEALIIELERRLDALVLRSGIARTIYQARQMVVHGHIAVNDRKVDKPSFRVRPDDVVMVRERSREKHPFQVAREGGYAPEGETPRYLQVNLKALAFRLDRDPQRKEIPVICDEQLVVEYYAR, encoded by the coding sequence GTGAACCAGTCGCGTCCCAAGGTCAAGAAGTCGCGCGCGCTCGGCATCGCGCTGACGCCGAAGGCCGTCAAGTACTTCGAGGCCCGTCCCTACCCGCCCGGCGAGCACGGCCGTGGCCGCAAGCAGAACAGTGACTACAAGGTCCGTCTGCTGGAGAAGCAGCGTCTGCGCGCTCAGTACGACATCAGCGAGCGTCAGATGGTGCGCGCCTACGACCGCGCTCGGAAGGTCGAAGGCAAGACAGGCGAAGCGCTGATCATCGAGCTTGAGCGCCGTCTGGACGCGCTCGTCCTGCGTTCGGGCATCGCCCGGACGATCTACCAGGCCCGTCAGATGGTCGTCCACGGCCACATCGCGGTCAACGACCGCAAGGTCGACAAGCCGTCCTTCCGCGTCCGTCCCGACGACGTCGTGATGGTCCGCGAGCGCAGCCGCGAGAAGCACCCCTTCCAGGTCGCGCGCGAGGGCGGCTACGCCCCCGAGGGCGAGACCCCCCGCTACCTGCAGGTCAACCTCAAGGCCCTGGCCTTCCGCCTGGACCGTGACCCGCAGCGCAAGGAGATCCCGGTGATCTGCGACGAGCAGCTCGTCGTCGAGTACTACGCCCGCTGA
- a CDS encoding vitamin K epoxide reductase family protein: MTTTALDDVSTGDGHPGRGGGTVGSGRGLAWLLVVTSALGLLASWVITLDKIELLKDPNFKPACSLSPIVSCGSVMQSPQAEVFGFPNPVAGLIAFGAVIGIGVGLLAGARYRAWYWIGLNIGTLAGSVFCMWLMSQSLYVINSLCLWCTLTWCVTILMFWYTTVHNLKHGIIPAPEGLRKAVLEFHWVVPVLWYGVIALLILTKWWSYWSSLI; encoded by the coding sequence ATGACGACGACAGCGCTTGACGACGTGTCCACCGGCGACGGTCACCCCGGTCGCGGCGGCGGCACGGTCGGCTCGGGACGGGGCCTGGCCTGGCTGCTGGTGGTCACCAGCGCCCTGGGGCTCCTCGCGTCCTGGGTGATCACCTTGGACAAGATCGAGCTGCTGAAGGACCCCAACTTCAAGCCGGCCTGCAGCCTGAGCCCGATCGTCTCCTGCGGCAGTGTGATGCAGAGCCCGCAGGCCGAGGTCTTCGGCTTCCCCAACCCGGTCGCCGGCCTCATCGCGTTCGGCGCGGTCATCGGGATCGGCGTCGGGCTGCTCGCGGGCGCCCGCTACCGCGCCTGGTACTGGATCGGCCTGAACATCGGCACCCTCGCGGGCTCCGTCTTCTGCATGTGGCTGATGTCGCAGTCGCTGTACGTGATCAACTCGCTGTGCCTGTGGTGCACGCTGACCTGGTGCGTCACGATCCTGATGTTCTGGTACACCACCGTGCACAACCTCAAGCACGGGATCATCCCGGCGCCGGAGGGGCTGCGCAAGGCGGTGCTGGAGTTCCACTGGGTCGTGCCGGTGCTCTGGTACGGCGTGATCGCGCTGCTGATCCTCACCAAGTGGTGGTCCTACTGGAGCAGCCTGATCTGA
- a CDS encoding RelA/SpoT family protein has product MPDEAQPLSPGLRPGASQSARPDRPGPADAAASGTQKAQQQSDGTGVPRSQPPAVRPAASPVPAKPTPPVYTGRSGSSNRVRARLARLGVQRQSPYNPVLEPLLRIVRSNDPKIEAATLRQVERAYQVAERWHRGQKRKSGDPYITHPLAVTTILAELGMDPATLMAGLLHDTVEDTEYGLDTLRRDFGDQVALLVDGVTKLDKVKFGEAAQAETVRKMVVAMAKDPRVLVIKLADRLHNMRTMRYLKREKQEKKARETLEIYAPLAHRLGMNTIKWELEDLAFAILYPKMYDEIVRLVAERAPKRDEYLAIVTDEVQADLRAARIKATVTGRPKHYYSVYQKMIVRGRDFAEIYDLVGIRVLVDTVRDCYAALGTVHARWNPVPGRFKDYIAMPKFNMYQSLHTTVIGPSGKPVELQIRTFDMHRRAEYGIAAHWKYKQEAVAGASKVRTDVPRNKADGQDTVNDMAWLRQLLDWQKETEDPGEFLESLRFDLSRNEVFVFTPKGDVIALPAGATPVDFAYAVHTEVGHRTIGARVNGRLVPLESTLDNGDLVEVFTSKAPGAGPSRDWLGFVKSPRARNKIRAWFSKERRDEAIEQGKDAIARAMRKQNLPIQRILTGDSLVTLAHEMRYPDISSLYAAIGEGHVTAQSVVQKLVQALGGQDEATEDIAESTPIRPRSKRRSSADPGVVVKGVEDVWVKLARCCTPVPGDPIIGFVTRGNGVSVHRADCVNVDSLSKQPERILDVEWAPTQSSVFLVAIQVEALDRSRLLSDVTRILSDQHVNILSAAVQTSRDRVATSRFTFEMGDPKHLGHVLKAVRSVEGVYDVYRVTSARRP; this is encoded by the coding sequence TTGCCAGACGAGGCCCAGCCGCTTTCTCCCGGACTCCGCCCGGGGGCGTCGCAGTCCGCCCGCCCGGACCGGCCCGGCCCCGCGGACGCGGCCGCCTCGGGAACGCAGAAGGCGCAGCAGCAGAGCGACGGCACCGGTGTGCCCAGGTCCCAGCCGCCCGCCGTCCGGCCTGCCGCGTCGCCCGTACCGGCCAAGCCCACCCCGCCCGTCTACACCGGCCGTTCCGGCTCCTCGAACCGGGTACGCGCCCGCCTGGCCCGCCTCGGCGTGCAGCGGCAGAGCCCGTACAACCCCGTCCTCGAACCGCTGCTGCGGATCGTGCGCAGCAACGACCCCAAGATCGAGGCCGCCACGCTGCGGCAGGTCGAGCGCGCCTACCAGGTCGCCGAGCGCTGGCACCGCGGCCAGAAGCGCAAGAGCGGCGACCCGTACATCACCCACCCCCTCGCGGTCACCACGATCCTCGCCGAACTGGGCATGGACCCGGCCACGCTCATGGCGGGCCTGCTGCACGACACCGTCGAGGACACCGAGTACGGCCTGGACACCCTGCGCCGGGACTTCGGCGACCAGGTCGCGCTGCTGGTGGACGGCGTCACCAAGCTGGACAAGGTCAAGTTCGGCGAGGCCGCGCAGGCCGAGACCGTGCGCAAGATGGTCGTGGCGATGGCCAAGGACCCGCGGGTTCTTGTGATCAAGCTGGCCGACCGGCTGCACAACATGCGCACCATGCGCTACCTCAAGCGCGAGAAGCAGGAGAAGAAGGCCCGCGAGACGCTGGAGATCTACGCTCCGCTGGCGCACCGCCTGGGCATGAACACCATCAAGTGGGAGCTGGAGGACCTCGCCTTCGCGATCCTCTACCCCAAGATGTACGACGAGATCGTCCGGCTCGTCGCCGAGCGCGCCCCCAAGCGGGACGAGTACCTGGCCATAGTGACCGACGAGGTCCAGGCCGACCTGCGCGCCGCGCGCATCAAGGCCACCGTCACCGGCCGGCCCAAGCACTACTACAGCGTCTACCAGAAGATGATCGTGCGGGGCCGCGACTTCGCCGAGATCTACGACCTGGTGGGCATCCGCGTCCTCGTCGACACCGTCCGCGACTGCTACGCGGCGCTCGGCACCGTCCACGCCCGGTGGAACCCGGTCCCGGGGCGGTTCAAGGACTACATCGCGATGCCCAAGTTCAACATGTACCAGTCGCTGCACACGACCGTGATCGGCCCCAGCGGCAAGCCGGTCGAGCTGCAGATCCGTACGTTCGACATGCACCGGCGCGCGGAGTACGGCATCGCCGCGCACTGGAAGTACAAGCAGGAGGCCGTGGCCGGCGCGTCCAAGGTGCGGACGGACGTGCCGAGGAACAAGGCCGACGGCCAGGACACGGTCAACGACATGGCGTGGCTGCGCCAGTTGCTGGACTGGCAGAAGGAGACCGAGGACCCGGGCGAGTTCCTGGAGTCGCTGCGCTTCGACCTGTCCCGCAACGAGGTCTTCGTCTTCACGCCGAAGGGTGACGTCATAGCGCTGCCCGCCGGTGCCACTCCCGTGGACTTCGCCTACGCGGTGCACACGGAGGTCGGCCACCGGACCATAGGCGCCCGGGTCAACGGCCGTCTCGTACCGCTCGAATCGACCCTGGACAACGGCGATCTCGTGGAGGTCTTCACCTCCAAGGCGCCCGGCGCGGGACCGTCCCGCGACTGGCTGGGCTTCGTGAAGTCGCCGCGCGCCCGCAACAAGATCCGTGCCTGGTTCTCCAAGGAGCGCCGCGACGAGGCCATCGAGCAGGGCAAGGACGCCATCGCCCGCGCGATGCGCAAGCAGAACCTGCCGATCCAGCGCATCCTCACCGGCGACTCGCTGGTCACCCTCGCCCACGAGATGCGCTATCCGGACATCTCGTCCCTGTACGCCGCCATCGGCGAGGGCCACGTCACGGCGCAGAGCGTGGTGCAGAAGCTGGTGCAGGCGCTCGGCGGGCAGGACGAGGCGACCGAGGACATCGCCGAGTCCACCCCGATCCGGCCGCGCTCCAAGCGGCGCTCCAGCGCCGACCCGGGCGTGGTGGTCAAGGGCGTCGAGGACGTGTGGGTGAAGCTGGCCCGCTGCTGTACGCCGGTGCCGGGCGACCCGATCATCGGCTTCGTCACCCGCGGCAACGGCGTCTCGGTGCACCGCGCCGACTGCGTCAACGTCGACTCGCTGTCCAAGCAGCCGGAGCGGATCCTGGACGTCGAGTGGGCGCCCACCCAGTCCTCGGTCTTCCTGGTCGCCATCCAGGTCGAGGCGCTGGACCGGTCCCGGCTGCTGTCGGACGTCACCCGCATCCTGTCCGACCAGCACGTCAACATCCTGTCCGCGGCCGTCCAGACCTCCCGCGACCGGGTGGCCACCTCCCGCTTCACCTTCGAGATGGGCGACCCCAAGCACCTGGGGCACGTCCTGAAGGCGGTGCGGAGCGTGGAGGGCGTGTACGACGTGTACCGCGTGACGTCGGCCCGCCGGCCGTAG
- a CDS encoding DUF349 domain-containing protein, whose product MSSDPWGRVDETGTVYVRTADGEKVVGSWQAGSPEEALAYFERKYEGLVVEIGLLERRVRTTDLSAKDAMAAIDHLRQQVDEHHAVGDLEALRKRLDQLVTDVEARREERKAQKARQSDEARQAKEKLVAEAEELAASEQWRAAGERLRALVDTWKSLPRLDRKSDDELWHRFSHARSAFSKRRKAHFASLDAQREEARKTKERLVAEAEALSGSTDWGPTAARYRELMADWKAAGRAQREHEDDLWNRFRGAQDIFFQARSEVFAERDAEQRENLTRKEELVAEAEKLLPVSDLKAARAAFRSINERWEAIGHVPRDARPKIEGRMHAVERAIQESEEAEWRRTNPEARARAAGLTGQLQDAVDKLQKQIDAARAAGNDAKADKLARELEGRQALLDQALKGLEEFGG is encoded by the coding sequence GTGAGCAGCGACCCATGGGGCCGCGTCGACGAGACGGGGACCGTGTACGTGCGTACCGCCGACGGCGAGAAGGTCGTCGGATCGTGGCAGGCGGGATCCCCCGAAGAGGCCCTCGCCTACTTCGAGCGCAAGTATGAGGGCCTGGTCGTCGAGATCGGCCTCCTCGAACGACGGGTACGGACCACCGACCTGTCCGCCAAGGACGCGATGGCCGCGATCGATCACCTGCGGCAGCAGGTCGACGAGCACCACGCGGTGGGCGACCTGGAGGCACTGCGCAAGCGGCTGGACCAGCTCGTCACCGATGTCGAGGCGCGCCGCGAGGAGCGCAAGGCCCAGAAGGCGCGGCAGAGCGACGAGGCCCGGCAGGCCAAGGAGAAGCTGGTCGCCGAGGCCGAGGAGCTGGCGGCCAGCGAGCAGTGGCGGGCGGCCGGTGAGCGGCTGCGGGCCCTGGTGGACACCTGGAAGAGCCTGCCGCGCCTGGACCGCAAGTCCGACGACGAGCTGTGGCACCGCTTCTCGCACGCCCGCTCGGCGTTCTCCAAGCGGCGCAAGGCGCACTTCGCCTCGCTGGACGCGCAGCGCGAGGAGGCCCGTAAGACCAAGGAGCGGCTGGTCGCCGAGGCCGAGGCGCTGTCCGGCTCGACGGACTGGGGGCCGACCGCGGCCCGCTACCGCGAGCTGATGGCGGACTGGAAGGCCGCGGGCCGCGCCCAGCGCGAGCACGAGGACGACCTGTGGAACCGCTTCCGCGGCGCCCAGGACATCTTCTTCCAGGCGCGCAGCGAGGTGTTCGCGGAGCGCGACGCCGAGCAGCGGGAGAATCTGACGCGCAAGGAGGAGCTGGTCGCCGAGGCCGAGAAGCTGCTCCCGGTCTCGGACCTGAAGGCGGCGCGGGCCGCGTTCCGTTCGATCAACGAGCGGTGGGAGGCCATCGGCCACGTACCGCGGGACGCCCGCCCGAAGATCGAGGGCCGGATGCACGCCGTGGAGCGCGCCATCCAGGAGTCCGAGGAAGCCGAGTGGCGCCGCACGAACCCGGAGGCGCGGGCGCGCGCCGCGGGTCTGACCGGGCAGCTCCAGGACGCGGTCGACAAGCTGCAGAAGCAGATCGACGCGGCGCGCGCTGCGGGCAACGACGCCAAGGCGGACAAGCTCGCCCGTGAGCTGGAGGGCCGCCAGGCGCTGCTGGACCAGGCCCTGAAGGGTCTTGAGGAGTTCGGCGGCTGA
- a CDS encoding replication-associated recombination protein A, which yields MEPDLFTAAAEDRQEKDPTGSPLAVRMRPRTLDEVVGQQHLLKPGSPLRRLVGEGNGGPAGPSSVFLWGPPGIGKTTLAYVVSQATNKRFVELSAITAGVKEVRAVIDGARRASGGYGKETVLFLDEIHRFSKAQQDSLLPAVENRWVTLIAATTENPYFSVISPLLSRSLLLTLEPLTDDDLRGLLRRALTDARGLAGAVTLPEDTEAHLLRIAGGDARRALTALEAGAGSAISKGEKEITLQTLEESVDRAAVKYDRAGDQHYDVASALIKSIRGSDVDAALHYLARMIEAGEDPRFIARRLMISASEDIGLADPSALQTAVAAAQAVAMIGFPEARITLSQATIALALAPKSNAAYLAIDAALADVRAGLAGPVPPHLRDSHYKGAEKLGHGKGYQYPHDLPGGIAAQQYAPDEVHGKRYYTPTRYGSEARYAEVTERVRGRLRGEE from the coding sequence GTGGAGCCCGACCTGTTCACCGCCGCTGCCGAAGACCGCCAGGAGAAAGATCCCACGGGGTCGCCCCTCGCCGTACGGATGCGTCCGCGCACCCTCGACGAGGTCGTCGGCCAGCAGCATCTGCTCAAGCCGGGCTCGCCCCTGCGCCGCCTGGTCGGCGAGGGCAACGGCGGCCCCGCCGGACCGTCCTCCGTCTTCCTGTGGGGCCCGCCCGGCATCGGCAAGACGACGCTCGCGTACGTGGTCAGCCAGGCCACGAACAAGCGCTTCGTGGAGCTGTCCGCGATCACCGCGGGCGTGAAGGAGGTGCGTGCCGTCATCGACGGCGCCCGCCGCGCCTCCGGCGGCTACGGCAAGGAGACCGTCCTCTTCCTGGACGAGATCCACCGCTTCAGCAAGGCCCAGCAGGACTCCCTGCTGCCCGCGGTCGAGAACCGCTGGGTGACGCTGATCGCCGCGACGACCGAGAACCCGTACTTCTCGGTGATCTCCCCGCTGCTCTCCCGCTCCCTGCTGCTGACGCTGGAGCCCCTCACCGACGACGACCTGCGCGGCCTGCTGCGGCGCGCGCTGACCGACGCGCGGGGCCTGGCGGGCGCGGTCACGCTGCCCGAGGACACCGAGGCGCACCTGCTCCGCATTGCCGGCGGCGACGCCCGCCGCGCGCTCACGGCGCTGGAGGCCGGGGCCGGATCGGCGATCTCCAAGGGGGAGAAGGAGATCACCCTCCAGACCCTGGAGGAGTCCGTCGACCGGGCGGCCGTGAAGTACGACCGGGCCGGCGACCAGCACTACGACGTCGCCAGCGCCCTGATCAAGTCCATCCGCGGCTCCGACGTGGACGCGGCGCTGCACTACCTGGCGCGGATGATCGAGGCGGGGGAGGACCCGCGGTTCATCGCCCGGCGGCTGATGATCTCGGCGAGCGAGGACATCGGGCTCGCCGACCCGTCGGCCCTGCAGACCGCCGTGGCCGCGGCGCAGGCCGTCGCGATGATCGGCTTCCCGGAGGCCCGGATCACGCTCAGCCAGGCGACGATCGCGCTGGCGCTGGCCCCCAAGTCCAACGCGGCCTATCTCGCGATCGACGCGGCCCTCGCGGACGTACGGGCCGGGCTCGCCGGCCCGGTGCCGCCGCATCTGCGCGACAGCCACTACAAGGGCGCCGAGAAGCTGGGGCACGGCAAGGGGTACCAGTACCCCCACGATCTGCCCGGCGGGATCGCGGCACAGCAGTACGCCCCTGACGAGGTGCACGGCAAGCGGTATTACACGCCTACGCGGTACGGCTCCGAGGCGCGGTACGCGGAGGTGACCGAGCGGGTCCGCGGCCGGTTGCGCGGCGAGGAGTAG
- a CDS encoding DUF2470 domain-containing protein: MASLGIPGIEDPDDAGLSAPVCRTVTRAGDVLLLVPGDSAAARAAAHAQDDDLTAVMEITDVAPVSVPHRIRGRAWVAGWLTPVRNDERARAAMLLAERHPVGELLGIGEALQPDPPPGMFGRPAWMMLRMEVGEAAVDDLWGAQPVEPEEFAAAEPDPLAAHEAELLQHLHSAHSDQVRGLCTLLGDRSRRACDFRDRAVPVALDRFGLRVRFTDAAHRSFDARFDFPAPVRDVSELRRAMHTLFDAAASG; this comes from the coding sequence ATGGCCTCGCTCGGCATCCCCGGAATCGAGGACCCCGACGACGCCGGACTCTCCGCACCAGTATGCCGTACGGTCACCCGTGCCGGTGACGTGCTCCTGCTGGTTCCCGGGGACTCCGCGGCCGCCCGGGCCGCCGCACACGCCCAGGACGACGACCTCACCGCCGTGATGGAGATCACCGACGTGGCACCCGTCTCGGTGCCCCATCGCATCCGCGGCCGGGCCTGGGTCGCCGGCTGGCTCACCCCCGTACGCAACGACGAGCGCGCCCGCGCGGCGATGCTGCTCGCCGAGCGGCACCCCGTCGGCGAACTGCTCGGCATCGGCGAGGCCCTCCAGCCGGACCCGCCGCCGGGCATGTTCGGGCGGCCCGCCTGGATGATGCTGCGCATGGAGGTCGGCGAGGCGGCCGTGGACGACCTGTGGGGCGCGCAGCCCGTGGAACCGGAGGAGTTCGCCGCAGCCGAGCCGGACCCGCTGGCGGCCCACGAGGCGGAGCTGCTCCAGCACCTCCACTCGGCCCACAGCGACCAGGTGCGCGGCCTGTGCACCCTGCTCGGCGACCGCTCCCGGCGCGCCTGCGACTTCCGCGACCGCGCGGTACCGGTGGCCCTGGACCGCTTCGGCCTGCGCGTCCGCTTCACCGACGCCGCCCACCGCTCCTTCGACGCCCGCTTCGACTTCCCGGCCCCGGTCCGGGACGTCTCGGAACTGCGCCGGGCGATGCACACGCTGTTCGACGCGGCGGCCTCGGGATGA
- the hisS gene encoding histidine--tRNA ligase, with protein MSTFKAPKGTYDLIPPQSATYLAVRDAISGPLKRSGYGYIETPGFENVELFARGVGESTDIVTKEMYAFETKGGDKLALRPEGTASVLRAALEANLHKAGNLPVKLWYSGSYYRYERPQKGRYRHFSQVGAEAIGAEDPALDAELIILADDAYRSLGLKNFRILLNSLGDKECRPVYRAALQEFLYGLDLDEDTRRRAEINPLRVLDDKRADVQKQLVGAPLLRDHLCEACKAYHEQVRELLTAAGVAFEDDPKLVRGLDYYTRTTFEFVHDGLGSQSAVGGGGRYDGLSEMIGGPALPSVGWALGVDRTVLALEAEGVELELPASTAVFAVPLGEEARRTLFATVTELRRAGVATDFAYGGKGLKNAMKSANRSGARLAVVAGERDLAEGVVQLKDLESGEQAPVALDAVVEEVRRRLG; from the coding sequence GTGAGCACCTTCAAGGCCCCCAAGGGCACCTACGACCTGATCCCGCCGCAGTCCGCCACCTACCTGGCGGTCCGGGACGCGATCTCCGGACCTCTCAAGCGCTCCGGGTACGGGTACATCGAAACGCCCGGCTTCGAGAACGTCGAGCTGTTCGCGCGCGGTGTCGGCGAGTCCACCGACATCGTGACCAAGGAGATGTACGCCTTCGAGACCAAGGGCGGCGACAAGCTCGCGCTGCGCCCCGAAGGCACCGCCTCCGTACTGCGCGCCGCGCTGGAGGCCAACCTGCACAAGGCGGGCAACCTCCCCGTCAAGCTCTGGTACTCCGGTTCGTACTACCGCTACGAGCGTCCGCAGAAGGGCCGCTACCGCCACTTCTCCCAGGTCGGCGCGGAGGCCATCGGCGCCGAGGACCCGGCGCTGGACGCCGAGCTGATCATCCTGGCCGACGACGCCTACCGCTCGCTGGGCCTGAAGAACTTCCGCATCCTGCTCAACTCGCTCGGCGACAAGGAGTGCCGCCCCGTCTACCGGGCCGCCCTCCAGGAGTTCCTGTACGGGCTCGACCTGGACGAGGACACCCGCCGCCGCGCCGAGATCAACCCGCTGCGGGTGCTGGACGACAAGCGCGCGGACGTGCAGAAGCAGCTGGTCGGCGCGCCGCTGCTGCGCGACCACCTGTGCGAGGCGTGCAAGGCGTACCACGAGCAGGTGCGCGAGCTGCTGACCGCGGCGGGCGTCGCGTTCGAGGACGACCCGAAGCTGGTGCGCGGGCTGGACTACTACACCCGTACGACCTTCGAGTTCGTCCACGACGGCCTGGGCTCGCAGTCCGCGGTCGGCGGCGGCGGGCGCTACGACGGCCTCTCCGAGATGATCGGCGGCCCCGCGCTGCCCTCGGTGGGCTGGGCGCTCGGCGTGGACCGCACGGTCCTCGCGCTGGAGGCCGAAGGCGTCGAGCTGGAGCTGCCCGCGAGCACGGCGGTCTTCGCCGTGCCGCTCGGCGAGGAGGCCCGGCGGACGCTGTTCGCCACGGTCACCGAGCTGCGCCGGGCCGGGGTCGCCACCGACTTCGCGTACGGCGGCAAGGGGCTGAAGAACGCCATGAAGTCGGCGAACCGCTCGGGCGCCCGTCTCGCGGTCGTCGCGGGTGAGCGCGATCTGGCCGAAGGCGTCGTCCAGCTCAAGGACCTGGAGAGCGGCGAGCAGGCGCCGGTCGCGCTGGACGCGGTCGTCGAAGAGGTCCGCCGCCGGCTCGGCTGA
- a CDS encoding peptidylprolyl isomerase — protein MVSSDQRRRQLAREKYERQRQRRDAARRKAKRRNVIVASALAVALAAGAAAYASVGLAGDDNGTTDAAAPSPGKAADPCGKPAPGSPSKKTWKKEPEMSVDTSAAYAMKLETTCGTIGIKLDAAKAPHTVNSFSFLAGEKFFDHSKCHRLVDEGIYVLQCGDPTGTGAGTPGYTIPDENLKDPKLKGDVYPAGTVAMANRYDGKSDKTRNSGGSQFFLVYQDSKLPPNYTPFGTITEGMDVLKKIAGAGSTPDPSTGNTAPNATVVINRATVAKS, from the coding sequence GTGGTCAGCAGCGATCAGCGGCGGCGGCAGCTCGCCCGCGAGAAGTACGAGCGCCAGCGGCAGCGGCGGGACGCGGCCCGGCGCAAGGCCAAGCGCCGCAACGTGATCGTCGCGTCGGCCCTGGCGGTCGCGCTGGCCGCGGGCGCGGCCGCGTACGCCTCGGTCGGGCTGGCCGGCGACGACAACGGCACCACGGACGCCGCGGCGCCGAGCCCCGGCAAGGCCGCCGACCCGTGCGGCAAGCCGGCCCCGGGCTCCCCCTCCAAGAAGACCTGGAAGAAGGAGCCGGAGATGTCCGTCGACACCTCCGCGGCGTACGCGATGAAGCTGGAGACGACCTGCGGCACCATCGGGATCAAGCTGGACGCCGCGAAGGCGCCGCACACCGTCAACTCGTTCAGCTTCCTGGCGGGCGAGAAGTTCTTCGACCACAGCAAGTGCCACCGCCTGGTCGACGAGGGCATCTACGTCCTGCAGTGCGGTGACCCGACCGGGACCGGCGCGGGCACGCCCGGCTACACGATCCCGGACGAGAACCTGAAGGACCCGAAGCTCAAGGGCGACGTCTATCCGGCGGGCACCGTCGCGATGGCGAACCGCTACGACGGCAAGAGCGACAAAACCCGCAACAGCGGCGGCAGTCAGTTCTTCCTCGTCTACCAGGACAGCAAGCTGCCGCCGAACTACACGCCCTTCGGGACGATCACCGAGGGCATGGACGTCCTGAAGAAGATCGCCGGGGCGGGCTCGACCCCGGACCCGTCGACGGGCAACACCGCGCCCAACGCGACGGTCGTGATCAACCGGGCGACGGTCGCGAAATCCTGA